Below is a window of Halolamina sp. CBA1230 DNA.
CGACCTCGAAGCGATCGCCGCCAACCGCGGGAAACAGGAGAGCATCGTCTGGATCGAGGGGCCGACCGCGACCGGGAAATCCGAGCTCAAGCGGTGTCTGATCGACGGGCTCCACGCGTTCTCGAAAACCCCGGCGGGGCGGCGCTACACCGTCGAGTGGAACACGAACGTGGCGGCCGAGGGGGACGCGCTCACCTACGGCACCGAGGCGACCGTCGACGAGGGCGAGTGGTACGAGAGCCCAGTGCAGGCCCACCCGCTGCTGGTGCTCCCGCCGGCGGCCCGCGAGGCGCTGCTCCGGGACCTGAACGAGGTCGACCCGTCGCCGATCGACACGGTCGTCGACGGCGACCTGCCGCCGTTCAGTCGCGAGATGTACGAGACGCTCGCCGAGGCGTACCGCGGCGAGGAGGACGCCTTCTCGTCGATCACCGCCCCCCGGCATCTCCGCGTGAAGAACTACGTCGTCGAGGAGGGACAGGGGATCGGCGTGTTGCACGCCGAGGACGACGGGACGCCCAAGGAGCGACTCGTCGGGACGTGGATGCCGGGGATGCTGCGCGAGCTCGGCTCGCGGGGGCGGAAGAACCCACAGGCGTTCAGCTACGACGGCGTGCTGAGCCAGGGGAACAACCTCCTGACCGTCGTCGAGGACGCCTCGAAACACCGGGACCTGCTCGAGAGCCTCCTGAACGTCCCCGACGAGGAACACGTCAAACTCGACAAGGGGATCGGGATGGACGTCGACACGCAGCTGCTCGTCATCTCGAACCCGGATCTGGCGGCCGAACTCGACAAGTTCGAGGGGCGGACCGACGCGGACCCGCTGAAGGCGCTGAAACGCCGGCTCAGCCGCTACGAGTTCCGGTACCTGCTGAACGTGAGCCTGGAGGCACAGCTGCTGTGGCGCGAACTCACGACCCGCGCCGAGCTGTGGACGATGCAGGACGCCGCGGAGATCCGGACCAACGTTCGGGCGCCGCTGACCGTGACGGTCAAAGCCCCCGACGACGGCGAGGTCACCCGGGAGCTGGCGCCGCATACGGTACAGGCGGCCGCGCTGTACGACGTGGTCTCGCGGCTCGACGGCGACGATCTGCCAGACGGGCTGGGGATCGTCGAGAAAGCCAGGCTGTACGACCACGGCTACGTCCACCGGGACGGCGACCGGGTCGAGAAGGACGCGTTCGACTGGAACGACGACGCCGACGAGGGGCGCTCGGGGATCCCGATCACGTACACCAGGGACGTGGTCGCGACGTTGCTGAGCGAGCCCGCCGACCGCCACCACCCCTCGCTCCCGGTGGCGGACGTGGTGCTCCCGGAGGACGTGCTCGACGCGATGGCGAACGGGCTGGCGAGCACGCCCGTGTTCGCCGACGCGGAGGCCGCCCGGTTCGAGGAGCTGGTCGTGGCGGTGAAAGACGCCGTCTTCGAGGAGCAGGCCGAGGACGTGCGGGCGGCGATGCTCCGCGAGGAGGGGGTCTCCCGCGAGGCCGTCGAGGAGTACGTCGAGCACGTGTTCGCCTGGGGCACCGACGAGTCGTTCGACACCGATGGCCCCGACCCGGTGACGATGAAGCTGTTCGAGACGCGGGAGCTCGGCCGGTTCGACGACGGCGACTACGACGGCGCGGCGCCGAGCGAGGCCGTCGAGCGGTTCCGGCACGACGAGATCATCGTCGCCGTGAACAACATCCTCTGGGAGGAACGCGGCGAGACGTTCGACATCGACGACGTGGACTACCGGGACGTGCCGGCGCTGCGGGCCGCCATCGAGACGAACGACTGGCGCCACGTTCAGGCCGCGTTCGAGGATCTGGACCCGGCGCAGTGGGACGCCCCCGAGGAGAACACCCAGACTGCGGCGGTGAAAGCCGAGACGATCCGGAACATGCAGGAACTGTTCGACTACTCCCCGGCGTCGGCCGAGCTCGTCTCGCGCCGGGTCATGACGGAGGCCCGCCACCGATGGGACTGAGAGACCACATCCGCCGGTTCGAGGAGGTCGGCGAGACGTTCCGCCAGGATCTCCGGGAGTTCATCCGCGAGGGGGAGTTCGAGCCGTCGACCGAGGAGACGATCAAGATCCCCGTGAAAGTCGTCGACCTGCCGGAGATCGCGTACGATCCGATCGACAAGGGTGGGGTCGGGATGGCCGGCGACGCCGACGCCCAGCCCGACCCGGGCCAGCCCGTCAAGGTCCCCGGACAGCCCGAGGGGGGACAGGACGGCGACGGCGACGAGGCGGGCGAGGACGGCGGGGAACACGCCGACTACTACGACATGGACCCCGAGGAGTTCGCCCGCCAGCTCGACGACGAACTCGAGCTGGATCTGGAGCCCAAGGGGAAACAGGTCGCCGAGGAGACCGAGGGGCCCCTGACGGAGGTGACCGAGCGCGGCACCCGGAGCACGCTGATGCTGCGGGAGTGGTTCACGGAGGGGCTGAAACGCAAGCTGGCAACCGACTTCGACGAGAACTACGTCCGGGAGGCGCTCAGGGTCGAGGGGTGGGACGCCGACCGCGTGTTCGCGTGGGCCCGCGAGCAGCGGATCCCCGTCTCCCACGCCTGGATCGTGGACGCCGCCCGCGACATCGACGAACCGGACGCGTGGGCGAGCATCGAGGCGATGGAGGCCGCCGTCGACCACGAGCCGGTCGGCGTCCGGATCCGGCGTGAGGGGATCGAGGAGGTGCCGCTGCGCCGCGAGGACCAGCAGTTCCGCCACCCCGAGATCGAGCGGGAGTACGAGAAGAACGTCGTCGTGGTGAACATCCGCGACGTCTCCGGGTCGATGCGGGCGGAGAAGCGCGAGCTGGTCGAGCGGACGTTCGTCCCGCTCGACTGGTATCTGACCGGGAAGTACGAGGCGGCGGAGTTCGTCTACATCGCCCACAACGCCGACGCGTGGGAGGTCGACCGCGAGGAGTTCTTCCGGCTCTCCTCCTCGGGCGGCACGCGGATCTCCTCGGCGTACGAGCTCGCCGCGGAGCTGTTGGAGGAGAACTACCCGTGGGCGGAGTGGAACCGCTACGTGTTCGCGGCCGGCGACGGCGAGAACCGCGCGGGCGACACCGAGGAGAACGTGATCCCCGCGATGGAGGCGCTGGACGTGAACCTGCACGGCTACCTCCAGACCCAGCCGGGGTCGTCGCGGGGGAGCCACGGCGACGCGGTGCAGCGACACTTCGGCGGCGAGTCGAACGTCGCCGTCGCGGAGGTCGACACGCAGGACGACGTGATCGACGCGATCGAGGCGATCCTGTCGACGGAGGAGACCGATGAGTAACACGTTCAGAGCCGGCGACTCCCGGGAGGCACAGCGCGTCAGGGCGGCGCTCGAGGGGCCAGTCGCGGACGCCCGCGAACTGGCCGAGAAGCTCGGGCTGCGCCCGCGACCGGTGCGCTACTGGCTGGTCAGCTACGACGAGATGCGGGGGCTGATCGCCCAGCAGGGGTTCCAGACGCGCTACCCCCACTGGCGCTGGGGGATGCAGTACAAACAGCAGGAGCGGCGGGAGTTCGCTGGCGGACGGGCGTTCGAGATCGTCAACAACAGCGAGCCCTCCCACGCCTTTCTCCAGCTGTCGAACGAGTTCGCCGACCAGAAGGCGGTGATCACCCACGTCGAGGCTCACTCGGACTTCTTCGCGAACAACCGGTGGTTCGGGCTGTTCAGCCGGGCGCCCGACGCCGCCCGGCTGCTCGCCCGCCACGCCGAGACGATCGAGGAGTACATGACCGACCCCGAGATCGGCCGGGACGCCGTCGAGGCGTTCATCGACCACGTTCTGACGGTCGAGACCGCGATCGATCAGTGGTCGGCGTTCCGCCCCGTCGAGGACCGCTCGAACGCGGACGGCGAGGACGGGCCGGAGCTCTCCCGCGAGGAGCGCGTCACCGAACTCGGGCTGGCCGACGAGATCACCGAGCAGGTGTTCGGCGAGTGGATCGACGACGAGGCGACGAGCGAAGCGGTCGACCGGCTGCCCGACCCGGAGTACGACCTGCTCGGCCTGCTGTACACGTTCGGCCAGCAGTACGACGACGAGTCCGGGGGGGCGGTCGCGTTCGAGGAGTGGCAGCAGGACGTGCTGGCGATGCTGCGGACCGAGAGCTACTACTTCGCCCCCCAGCGGATGACGAAGATCATGAACGAGGGGTGGGCAACGTATTGGGAGTCCGTCATGATGAGCGACGAGCTGTTCGCGGGCACCGACGAGTTCGTCCGCTACGCCGACAAGCAGGCCCAAGTGCTCCAGTCCCGCGGGCTCAACCCCTACGCGCTGGGCAACTCCCTCTGGCAGTACGTGGAGAACAGCGCCAACCGCCGGGAGGTCGTCACCCAGCTCCTCCAGGTCGACGGGATCACCTGGCGGAACTTCCACGACGCCGTCGAGTTCGAGGCCGTGCTCGACGCGCTCGAACCGCCCGCGGCCATCGCGGGCGTCGACGCCGACAGCCTCGACGCCGTCGCCGCGCTCGACGACCGGTACGTCGACGAGGACGGGCTCGCCGCCGCCCGCGAGGGCGAGATCGACGCGACGGCGTTCCCGTGGAAGCTGCTGACGTACGACGCGATGGTCGAGCGCCACTACTCGCTGGTCCGCCCCGAGAACCGGAGCTTCCTCGCGGACGTCAGCCGCGAGCGCGTCGAGGAGCTCTCGCGGTACGTGCTCGAACCGGACCGGTTCGACAGCGTCGACGAGGCGCTCGCGACCGTCGACAAGGCCGCCGGCTGGGAGCGGATGCGCGAGGTCCGGGAGAGCAAGAACGACGTGACGTTCGTCGACGAGTACCTCACCCAGGAGTTCGTCGACATCCACGGGCTGTTCGCCTACGAGTACAGCCACCGGGCGGACGGGTTCCGCGTCAGCAGCACCGACGTCGAAGCGGTCCGGAACAAGCTGCTGCTCGAGTTCACCAACTTCGGCAAACCCCGCGTCAGCGTGCGGGAGATCAACTACGGCAACCAGGGCGAGCTGCTGCTGGCCCACGAGTACAACGGGATCCGGATGGACATCGAGCAGATGGGGGACGTGCTGGAGCGGCTGTTCGAACTCTGGGGCCGTCCGGTCAACTGCAAAACCATCGACAAGCGCGTGACCGACGAGGCGATCGAGCGGGCGGCCCGGCGGCGCCAGGAGCCCGAGCCCGAGGAGGTGGGCGTGATGCTGCGCTACGACGGCGACGGGTTCACCGTCACCGAACTCGACGACGAGGCGGTCGCGGACATCGCCGCCGACGACGTGGACTACGACACCACGCCGTCGAACTGGTCGAACTGAGCCGCTACTCGCCCGCCCGGAGCTCCATTTCCACGTTCTCGGTGTCGAACTGGAGCCGGACCGGCGTATGCAACCGCTGTAGTCCGGCCGTATCCGGTCGCTCCGACGCGAGCACGAGGTCGCCGGAGTCCGCTTCGACGCCCAGGTAGCGCGTCTCGCCCGGTTCGAACGGGCCCTCGATGGTCTCGTAAGGACCGAACGGACCGAGGTTGACCGTGGCGTTCTCGACGGCGACAGTGCCGTCGTTCTCGATCGCGAGCAGCGAGCCGTTGCCGGTCAGCGATACCGAGATATCGGGGACGTTCGAGAGCCACGACGGGGGCCGAGGTTCGACGCCGGTCGTCGCCGTGTACTCGGTATTGGAGAAGTACGTCCCGTTCTCGCCCCGGTACGTCGCGTTCTGGCTCCGCATATCGACGGTCGCTTCGTGGATCATCCCGTTTTCGCTCACGAGCAGCGTGGCGTCGTACGACGACAACGACAGGGCGTTCCGTGCCTCGACCACGCTCTCGTTGGCATCGGTCGCGACGAATCGGAGCAGCCGATCACCGTCGTGGTCGACGACACCGGCGAAGGCGAACTCGCCGTAGCCGATCCCCGTCAACGGGACGGTGGCGTAGAGCGACGGGAGGTTCTCCGCGAGCTCGTGCCGCAGCGTGCCCCGACCGTTGACCGTGTAGCTGATCGAGTCGTCGTCGCTCCACAGCGGATCCTCGGTCCGACCAACCGTTTGGTTGGCCGTCGACCAGGTGTTTCGTCCCAACGTCACCCCCGAATCCGAACGGATGCGGACGCGCTCGCCGGCCTCGGCCACGAGGAACTCCTCCGGACCGTCGTTGTGAGTCTGCGTGGCGCGCACACGGTAGGTGGACTCGTTCAGCGCCGCGAAGTGGGCCTCGATGAGCGCCGAGGCGTTGTCGATCCCGTCGGCGCTCGTCCCGTTCGGGAAGGAGAGCTCCGCCGGGGGCGTCCCCGTCGCCGGAACCTCGGTCGCTGTCGGCGAGGGCGTGGCTGTCGAGTTGGCCACAGACGAGTCTGTCGGGGCGGTCGTCGAGTCAGTTACGATCGGTTCCGTCGTCGTTCCCGACGCCCCCGAACAGCCGGCGAGAAGCAACATCCCCGCGAGGGCGACAGCCAGCAGCGGTCGAGACATTCGTACAGTCACACACAAATATCGGATAAATATATCTGACGGTCATTCAACAAGTAGGGGAGCCGCGGCGAAGCGCTGACTATTAGTGCGCCCACGCCGCCTCTCCGACCGAATGCTCGTCCTCGTGTGTGGGCTGCCCGGCACCGGCAAATCCACCGTCGCCGAGCGGATCGTCGAACTGCTCCCGGCGCGCCTGCTGCGGACGGACGTGGTGCGCAAGGAACTGTTCCCGGAGCCGACCTACGAGGCCGAGGAGTCCGCCGCGGTGTACGACGAACTGCTCGACCGGGCGCGGGACCTGCTCGACGCCGGCGAGCACGTCGTCCTCGACGCCACGTTCCGCCGGCAGGAGCTCCGTGATCGCGCCGCGGCGGTCGCCGACGACACCGACACCGAGTTCCGTCTCGTCCGCGTGGAGTGTGCGGAGTCGGTCGTCAAGGAGCGGATCCAGCGCCGCCAGCTCGAGGAGGACGACGAGAGCGACGCCGACTTCTCGGTGTACAACCAGCTCAAAACGGAGTTCGAGCCGATCGAGCGCGAGACCCACATCGTCGTCGACAACTCCGGCTCGCTCGCAGCGACGCTGTCGGCCGTCGACGAGGCGTTCCGCGCCGCCGCGGCCGCCTGATCGACCGTCCCGCGACCGGCTATTCTCGCCCGCGCTACCCGTCCTCAAAAGGGTTATGCCCCGGGGGCCACCGACTGTACGGTAATGGACCGAAAGCGACGCGGCGTCGTCCTCGTGGTCGGCGCCGTGGCCCTCCTCGTACTGACGATGGGTGCGAGCGCCGCGCTCGCGCCCGACGCGGCCGTGGCCGGAGCCGATGGCGAACGGCAGACCCTCGTCGGGGTCCAGGGCGGCGGCCCCGGCTGGCACCAGTACGGCAGCGTCGCGATGTACGAGGGCAACGACGTCGCGTGGCGGATGGGCGACACGGACAGCTACTTCGACGTGACCCAGCTCGACAACGGCAGCGTGATGGCCGGGTTCATGGACGGCGGCTACGAGGACTGTGGCCCCTACGAGTCGCCCTGTACCCACACCGGGTTCCGCATCCTCGACCCCGACACCGAGTCCATCGAGTACGAGTACTCCTTCCCGGTCCGGAGCAGCGGCAACAGCGAGGTCCACGACGTCGAGCAGTTGGGTGACGGCGAGTACCTCCTCAGCGACATGGAGCACGAGCGCCTCCTGATCGTCGAGGACGGCGAACCCGTCTGGCAGTGGAACGCCAGCAGCTACTACGACGCTCCCGACGACCCGACGACGGTCGACTGGCTCCACATCAACGACGTCGACGTGGTCGACGAGAACCAGTTCCTGGTCTCGGTCCGCAACGCCAACCAGATCCTCGTCGTCGACCGCGAGGAGGGTGTGATCGAGACGATCAACGAGGACAGGGGTGGCGACGACAGCTCCTGCACCCACGACGGCCAGCTCGCGGACCGGGACGGGGACGGCGACGTGCGCTGTGGCAACCCCGAGATCCTCGACCACCAGCACAACCCGCAGTGGCTCGGCGGCACCCCCGGCGGCGACGGCGAGGCGGCGGTGCTCGTCGCCGACAGCGACAACGACCGCGTCGTCGAACTCCGCCGCGAGGACGGCGAGTGGGCGGTCGCGTGGACGCTCGACCGCGCCGGCGGAATCGAACTCCACTGGCCCCGGGACGCCGACCGACTGGGCAACGGCAACACGCTGGTGACGGACACGCTCAACAAGCGCGTGTTCGAGATCACCCCCAACGGCACGGTGGTCTGGTCGGTCGCGACCGAGCGCATCCCCTACGAGGCCGACCGCGTGCCCTACGGCGAACCGCCGGAGGGTGAGTGGTACGTCGGCGGTTCGAACGGGAACGGCGACGGTCCGAGCGACGCCGACGAGGGCGGCGGGATCCCCGTGCTCGACGAGGCCGCCGCGCTCCTCCCCGGCGTGTTCCCGTGGCTGCCGTTCTGGTTCGACGGCGCCCGACTGGGGCTGACGATCCTCTCGGTCGGGATCGCCGGCGTCGGCGCGCGGGACCTGTGGCGGACGCGGTAAGGCGGCGACCGCGGCCGGACCTGTGGCGGACGCGGTAAGGCGGCGACCGCGGACCGTCCCCCTTTTTGCGCGATCGGTTGCCACCACCGACTATGACCGAGGACACCGACCTCGCCTGGGAGACGCTCGACAGCGAGATCGACTACCGCTGTCCCGGCTTCGACGTTCGGGAGTCGGCCGTCCGGCTCCCGGACGGCACCGAGACCGACTACCACCACGTCGAGGAAGTCGAGAGCGTCGTCGTGCTCCCGTTCCTGCCCGGCGGCGACGAGGTCGTGCTGATCGAGGAGTGGCGCCAGGCGGTCGACCGCGTCAACCGCGGGCTCCCCGCCGGCGGCGTCGAACCCGAGGAGGACGACCTCGAAGCCGCGGCTCGCCGGGAGCTCCGGGAGGAGACGGGGTACGAGGCCGACGCGATGACGCATCTCTGTACGACCGAGCCGGTCAACGGGATCGCGAACTCGACCCACCACACGTTCGTCGCGGGTGGGTGTGAGCCGGCGGCCGAGCAGGAGCTCGATCACGACGAGAGCATCCGGACGCTGACGGTCGCATACGACGACCTCGTCGCGGCGGTTCGTGAGGGGGAGATCCGTGACGGTCGAGCGGCGCTGGCGGTGAGCCGCTACGAGCTCGGCTGACGAGGGGAACGTCTTTGGCCTCGGCGCCCCGGCTTCGGGTATGGACTCTCGACTGCGTGCGATCGGCGTCGGCGTCGGGCTCGGCATCGCCGGGATCGGCGTCGCGCTGGTGCTGGTGCTGCTCAGCGCGCTCACGCTGAGCTTCGCCGGCGTCACGATCACCCCCGTCCTCAGCATCGTGCTCTCCCTCCTGCTGACCCAGGGCGTCGCCTTCCTCGGCGTCGGCGCCCTCTACCTCCGGGAACGCGGGATCCCCGTCCGCTCGATCGGCGTCCGGCTCCCGTCGATCAAGGAGTTCGGGATCGTGATCGGTGCGCTGGTGCTGAGCTTCGTCTACCTGATCGCGGTGAGCCAGCTGCTCTCGGCGACGGGCACCGAGGCCGCCGAGAACCAGGTGAGCAGCCTCGCGATGGAGAACCCCGAGATCGTGCTCTACCTGCTGCCGGGGTCGTTCCTCCTGATCGGGCCGGGCGAGGAGCTGCTGTTCCGCGGCGTCGTCCAGAACCGCATCCGTGAGGCGTTCTCACCGGTTCCGGGCGTGGTCATCGCCAGCGTGATCTTCGCGGCGATCCACGTCGGCTCGCTGGTCGCCACCGACCCGTCGGCAGTCCTGGTGAGCGTCGGCGTGCTGATGGGGCCGAGCCTGATCCTCGGCGGCATCTACGAGTACACCCGCAACCTCGTGGTGCCGATCATCGTCCACGGCACGTACAACGCGCTCATCTTCCTCTCGCTGTACCTCGTGGCGACCGGGGCGGTCGAGGAGAGCGGGAACGCGGCTGCCGCCGTCGTCGCCGCACTCCCCTGACAACGCAACCCCTTACCGTTCGCCCGCGGAACTCGGTCCATGCGCGACGCCTTCGAGATCCGGGCCAGCGACGGGCTGGCCCGCGTCGGCCGACTGACGGTGCCCCGCGCGGGCGTCACCGTCGAGACGCCGGCGCTGATGCCGGTGGTCAACCCCAACCTCCAGACGATCTCCCCCCGCCGGCTCCACGAGGAGTTCGGCGCCGAGATCCTGATCACCAACTCCTACATCATCCGCACGACCGACGACCTGCGCGAGCGCGCGGAAGCGCAGGGGCTCCACGAGATGCTCGACTTCCCGGGCGCGATCGTCACCGACTCCGGCTCGTTCCAGCTCGCGGAGTACGGCGAGATCGACACCACCACCACCGAGATCCTCGAGTTCCAGCACGA
It encodes the following:
- a CDS encoding CPBP family intramembrane glutamic endopeptidase, which produces MDSRLRAIGVGVGLGIAGIGVALVLVLLSALTLSFAGVTITPVLSIVLSLLLTQGVAFLGVGALYLRERGIPVRSIGVRLPSIKEFGIVIGALVLSFVYLIAVSQLLSATGTEAAENQVSSLAMENPEIVLYLLPGSFLLIGPGEELLFRGVVQNRIREAFSPVPGVVIASVIFAAIHVGSLVATDPSAVLVSVGVLMGPSLILGGIYEYTRNLVVPIIVHGTYNALIFLSLYLVATGAVEESGNAAAAVVAALP
- a CDS encoding arylsulfotransferase family protein, whose amino-acid sequence is MDRKRRGVVLVVGAVALLVLTMGASAALAPDAAVAGADGERQTLVGVQGGGPGWHQYGSVAMYEGNDVAWRMGDTDSYFDVTQLDNGSVMAGFMDGGYEDCGPYESPCTHTGFRILDPDTESIEYEYSFPVRSSGNSEVHDVEQLGDGEYLLSDMEHERLLIVEDGEPVWQWNASSYYDAPDDPTTVDWLHINDVDVVDENQFLVSVRNANQILVVDREEGVIETINEDRGGDDSSCTHDGQLADRDGDGDVRCGNPEILDHQHNPQWLGGTPGGDGEAAVLVADSDNDRVVELRREDGEWAVAWTLDRAGGIELHWPRDADRLGNGNTLVTDTLNKRVFEITPNGTVVWSVATERIPYEADRVPYGEPPEGEWYVGGSNGNGDGPSDADEGGGIPVLDEAAALLPGVFPWLPFWFDGARLGLTILSVGIAGVGARDLWRTR
- a CDS encoding kinase anchor protein; amino-acid sequence: MSDETDAGRSDGGVDRPTVEPFDDDAFERPDDAGVDPAEYVERGDAALADRFDETLTFSAYVERLFERPTAAAGSTKYLLSAIESMGTRELIEEGEERTRYRFFDDPYNDGEHAVLGNTETLNAFVRDLEAIAANRGKQESIVWIEGPTATGKSELKRCLIDGLHAFSKTPAGRRYTVEWNTNVAAEGDALTYGTEATVDEGEWYESPVQAHPLLVLPPAAREALLRDLNEVDPSPIDTVVDGDLPPFSREMYETLAEAYRGEEDAFSSITAPRHLRVKNYVVEEGQGIGVLHAEDDGTPKERLVGTWMPGMLRELGSRGRKNPQAFSYDGVLSQGNNLLTVVEDASKHRDLLESLLNVPDEEHVKLDKGIGMDVDTQLLVISNPDLAAELDKFEGRTDADPLKALKRRLSRYEFRYLLNVSLEAQLLWRELTTRAELWTMQDAAEIRTNVRAPLTVTVKAPDDGEVTRELAPHTVQAAALYDVVSRLDGDDLPDGLGIVEKARLYDHGYVHRDGDRVEKDAFDWNDDADEGRSGIPITYTRDVVATLLSEPADRHHPSLPVADVVLPEDVLDAMANGLASTPVFADAEAARFEELVVAVKDAVFEEQAEDVRAAMLREEGVSREAVEEYVEHVFAWGTDESFDTDGPDPVTMKLFETRELGRFDDGDYDGAAPSEAVERFRHDEIIVAVNNILWEERGETFDIDDVDYRDVPALRAAIETNDWRHVQAAFEDLDPAQWDAPEENTQTAAVKAETIRNMQELFDYSPASAELVSRRVMTEARHRWD
- a CDS encoding SpoVR family protein, yielding MSNTFRAGDSREAQRVRAALEGPVADARELAEKLGLRPRPVRYWLVSYDEMRGLIAQQGFQTRYPHWRWGMQYKQQERREFAGGRAFEIVNNSEPSHAFLQLSNEFADQKAVITHVEAHSDFFANNRWFGLFSRAPDAARLLARHAETIEEYMTDPEIGRDAVEAFIDHVLTVETAIDQWSAFRPVEDRSNADGEDGPELSREERVTELGLADEITEQVFGEWIDDEATSEAVDRLPDPEYDLLGLLYTFGQQYDDESGGAVAFEEWQQDVLAMLRTESYYFAPQRMTKIMNEGWATYWESVMMSDELFAGTDEFVRYADKQAQVLQSRGLNPYALGNSLWQYVENSANRREVVTQLLQVDGITWRNFHDAVEFEAVLDALEPPAAIAGVDADSLDAVAALDDRYVDEDGLAAAREGEIDATAFPWKLLTYDAMVERHYSLVRPENRSFLADVSRERVEELSRYVLEPDRFDSVDEALATVDKAAGWERMREVRESKNDVTFVDEYLTQEFVDIHGLFAYEYSHRADGFRVSSTDVEAVRNKLLLEFTNFGKPRVSVREINYGNQGELLLAHEYNGIRMDIEQMGDVLERLFELWGRPVNCKTIDKRVTDEAIERAARRRQEPEPEEVGVMLRYDGDGFTVTELDDEAVADIAADDVDYDTTPSNWSN
- a CDS encoding DUF444 family protein — translated: MGLRDHIRRFEEVGETFRQDLREFIREGEFEPSTEETIKIPVKVVDLPEIAYDPIDKGGVGMAGDADAQPDPGQPVKVPGQPEGGQDGDGDEAGEDGGEHADYYDMDPEEFARQLDDELELDLEPKGKQVAEETEGPLTEVTERGTRSTLMLREWFTEGLKRKLATDFDENYVREALRVEGWDADRVFAWAREQRIPVSHAWIVDAARDIDEPDAWASIEAMEAAVDHEPVGVRIRREGIEEVPLRREDQQFRHPEIEREYEKNVVVVNIRDVSGSMRAEKRELVERTFVPLDWYLTGKYEAAEFVYIAHNADAWEVDREEFFRLSSSGGTRISSAYELAAELLEENYPWAEWNRYVFAAGDGENRAGDTEENVIPAMEALDVNLHGYLQTQPGSSRGSHGDAVQRHFGGESNVAVAEVDTQDDVIDAIEAILSTEETDE
- a CDS encoding AAA family ATPase, coding for MLVLVCGLPGTGKSTVAERIVELLPARLLRTDVVRKELFPEPTYEAEESAAVYDELLDRARDLLDAGEHVVLDATFRRQELRDRAAAVADDTDTEFRLVRVECAESVVKERIQRRQLEEDDESDADFSVYNQLKTEFEPIERETHIVVDNSGSLAATLSAVDEAFRAAAAA
- a CDS encoding NUDIX hydrolase, which translates into the protein MTEDTDLAWETLDSEIDYRCPGFDVRESAVRLPDGTETDYHHVEEVESVVVLPFLPGGDEVVLIEEWRQAVDRVNRGLPAGGVEPEEDDLEAAARRELREETGYEADAMTHLCTTEPVNGIANSTHHTFVAGGCEPAAEQELDHDESIRTLTVAYDDLVAAVREGEIRDGRAALAVSRYELG